gggaccctaagaccgacggttcgaatctcggtatgaAAATTAGGAGAAAGATTACAACagtaactacaactacaactacaactactgctaggTCTGGGTCTCGACGTAGGAATCCTGGTTGTAAGGGACATAGCACAAGCACAAGAAACTAACGACGAACAAATTAATTatgacacaaaactgagaaagattacaacaacaacaagtacaatgacaacaacaacaactactactactactactactactactactactacaaatatgTCTGTTGTGCCGGATATAAAATGAAAAGAGAAGGATGAATGAAACTTTGAAGATTTAAtgacattgcattacattgtacgagatataaaatggaagaaaaaaaaaagcacataaagaAGGATGGGTTGAACATTGAAGATTTAatcagacaagacaaaacattacattacattacattacattacattactgCAACCCACCGGATCAGACAGGTCGAAGCACAGCAGCACGCACTGCGCATAGCGGATGAAGATGTTGGTGACGCAATTCCGGAAGCGCTCTTCCCCGGAAGTGTCGTCAACGAATATTTTTAGATGCCGGTTTTCTGGATCATTGTGGGTAGGGAAAAAGGTGTGCGTGGCCTGACATgctgaaagatacaaagaaaaacCACGTCATCGAACGGTATAGTACAGTTTACAATTAAGCTGTGCAGTTCGGTACAAATTActattgtttgtatttgtgtttgttttgtttttttttcttttttcttttttatcacaacagatttctctgtttgaaatttgggctgttctccccagggagagcgcgtcgctacactacagggtTTGCAATTAAGCTGTGcagttcggtttcagtttcagtagctcaaggaggcgtcactgcgttcggacaaaaccatatacgctacaccacatctgccaagcagatgcctgaccagcagcgtaacccaacgcgcttagtcaggccttgaaaataaCCTCCGAGCCTGCAGTTCGGTACAAATTactattgtttgtgtttgtatttctttctttttttttttatcacaacagatttctcagtgtgaaatttgggctgttctccccagggagagcgcgtcgctacactacagggccacccattcttttgtatttttcctgcgtgcagttttatttgttttttttccctatcaaagtggatttttcaacagaattttgccaggaacaatccttttgttgccgtggattcttttacgtgagctatgTGCACTAAGtccctcatccgaatgactagcgtccagaccaccattcaaggtctagtggagggagaaaaaatatcggcggctgagccgtgattcgaaccagcgcgctcagattctctcgcttcctatgcggacgcgttacctctaggccatcactccactcataacCCAATACTTCATTACAGAACCGAGTAATAAAGCTCAGTGCAGTAGATTATACACTCGTAACACTGGAATACAGTGCACAGTACACAACagcacaatgcagtgcagtacggtACAGCAGAGTTtaactttctcaaggaggcgtcactgccttcagacaatCCATATGCGCTCCCAGcagcatagtgtgtgtgtctctgtgcgtgtgtgtgtgtgtgtgtgttttgtgcgtgcgtgtctctgtgtgcgtgtatgaatatgtgtgtgtgtgtgtgtgtgtgtgtgtgtgtgtgtgtttcactgaaacctgactgaatgacacaagaaacgaatgatgagcgcctgaaaGCTGAAAGCAGCTATCTATATCAGTCGTCTCTACCCATCGCacgcagcccgttgtgcaaatgactcccgtgtcTGTAAAGCGCCAAGAACTTGATCTCTGACAGAAAGtaggcgctaaataagtatccatgtcaaccaaccaatcaatcagtcagtcagtcaatcaatcaataggcACCCACCCACTGTCGCCCGGGACTTGTTCTCTATGAACTCCTTCCCGTTGAAGCGGAACCTCAACGACGTTTTACCGGATGCCAAAGGACCGATCAGACACAGCCTGTTTCCCCTGTACGAGTCTGCTTCCATGTTTTGGATTGgttacactgaaacaaacagatacaaaaaaaaaaaaaaggaaaaaaaaaaagaataaatagataatataaataaattaaaaaaaatatgaatcaGGTTAAACAAAGGTCCTACAGCCTCAGAATACACTCGCTCTCACACTTGTCCCATTTTCCTATTGTGTCTCCCTTCTCTAtgccatccctcccccaccccctacccactgCATCCAGGccctgcccccctacccctccggccccccgtctccaccccccccacaccccctcccccttaccaccTCCAACACACGAACTTACAGATTGTTTCAAGTCTGTGACCCCAACGCTCCCACTACAAAACGCCCCATCCAATGTGTTTAACTTGTGTGAccgtgttatttatttattttattttattttattttattaaaaatttttgtacgcttatatatgactttatcaagtttttgcgccttatacatattattattggtagtagtagttcttctttttaatgtatttatttatttctttattttttatttattttattttaatttatttatttatttattattattattttatttatttatttattttttttaaatttatttatttattctcaaggcctgactaagcgcgttgggttacgctgctggtcaggcatctgcttggcagatgtggtgtagcgtatatggatttgtccgaacgcagtgactcctccttaaagctactgaaactgaaactgaaactgaccggcTCGCGAGTCAGCGAGTCCGACACTGTGAGCAAACAAACATTGCATGAGTGTTGTCTCACAAGCTAGCCCTGACAAGTTACGTAATGGATTGGCCACTGTGGAGATACCCACTACACGACCACCCCAACTGATACAACTGACTGACCGATGTCATAGTTATTAGCGTCCAGTCTAAGAAaacgtgttgtggtgtgctgtgtgttgtgtgacggcgtggcgttgtgtgttgtgcgctgtagtgtgtgttgtgttggtgcttGTGGGTACTGGTgttggcgtggtgtgttgtgtggtgtggtgtggtgtgctgtgtgacggCGTGGCGTTGTGcgctgtactgtgtgttgtgtgatggtgtgttgtgttggtgcttgtgggtgctggtgttggcgtggtgtgttgtgtgttgtgtggtgtgctgtgtgacggcgtggcgttgtgtgttgtgttgtgcgctgtagtgtgtgttgtgtgatggtgtgttgtgttggtgcttGTGGGTACTGGTgttggcgtggtgtgttgtgtggtgtggtgtggtgtgctgtgtgacggcgtggcgttgtgtgttgtgttgtgcgctgtagtgtgtgttgtgtgatggtgtgttgtgttggtgcttgtgggtgctggtgttggcgtggtgtgttgtgtggtgtggtgtggtgtgctgtgtgacggcgtggcgttgtgtgttgtgttgtgcgctgtactgtgtgttgtgtgatggtgtgttgtgttggtgcttgtgggtgctggtgttggcgtggtgtgttgtgtggtgtggtgtggtgtggtgtgctgtgtgacggcgtggcgttgtgtgttgtgttgtgcgctgtactgtgtgttgtgtgatggtgtgttgtgttggtgcttGTGGGTACTGGTgttggcgtggtgtgttgtgtggtgtggtgtgctgtgtgctgtgtgacggcgtggcgttgtgtgttgtgttgtgcgctggagtgtgtgttgtgttggtgtttgtgggtgctggtgttggcgtggtgtgttgtgtggtgtggtgtggtgtgctgcggCGTGCGGTGGTGGTCTGATTAATTACAGTTTTTcgtacaacaaatttctctgtgtgaaatgcgagCCACTcttcgtgggtgtgtgtgagcgcgtcgCAACAGCGTGGCGCCACTTTATTCTGTGACTGTATACAAGTCAAGCGTATTTTAGTTTTCCTAATCAAAGTGTATTTTTCAAAATAAATTTGCCAGAGACGACCCCTATGTTGCCTTAGGGTCTTTTACTGTGCGtcaagagacagagatcgagatgAATAAAACAACCAAAAGTACCGTAACTCATAGCGAAACAAAGAAAACGAACATTGCTTTATGTTCAATGATGATTGTTTCCGAATGAAATGATTCAGCAAGGAAAAAGAATCAATAGGACCTTCTCacgctttaatttttttttaatgtcattcatttatttatctatttattcatttatttgtgtttattcatttatttattcatctattcatttattaccagagatgtttaattttttttttaatcgatcaTTTCTTTTACTGAGAAGatagcttaatttttttttttttttttttttccattgaatcTGATTCTGGTtcttaagaaaaagaagaagaagaaaaaatgaagaaaaaaagtgcgGAACGTTACGTCAAATCAGGCACATTCTAGAAATATACACAAATGATCGATACATTTCACCGCACATCAGATCAATtaattccatcacacacacaaagacaatgacaaaatgaaggcaacaatgataatataaacCTGTCTTACAACCAATTAAGCaggatagcacagcacagcacagcacagtatatagtacacacagcacagcaataaGCCCTTTGCTGTTCAGTCCACTGGAGTTGAGGAGATCATGGCGATCTCAGTTGGGTGGACATACTGTATACACCTATACTGTGCGTTACTGCACTGAGCTGTTTAAAAACTCTTACCTGGAAAtgaaattataaaaataaaataaaatacaataaaacttCACATGGTCAAgtttccagacacacacacacacacactctctctctctctctctctctcaaacaccacaccactccgttCAGTCGCTCTCACCTTGTTTCTCTTAACCGGTCTCCGCTCAGAGTCTTCTCGCTACCAAGTTGTGTATAGTCCTTCCACGAGTAGAGTGAACAATGGCGATACCTCGTGCGTGGGGGAGACTTTTAAACCCCTTCAGTTCGTAGCGGAAACACCTGTTATCCACTGCTACGTCACTGTCACGTGAACACACTCACATCATGTGGCCACACACTCATTTccgtaatttttgttttttttttttttttttttttaaaggaagaagatgatgaagaaaaagaagaagaaaaataaacagacaaacgaacaaaagacaaaaaaacaaacaaaaaaaacacctctcacGTGTCAGTTTCACATACAATCATTTTACATTCGCACCAGTCGGTGGCAACATCGATtccttatgattttttttttttttttttaagaaaaaaaaagaaaagaataaaagagataCTACCAGTAAACaattttaaggggggggggggggggggggggggggggggggggggccggtggggactattttttttaaattttcaagtCGGCGTAGGACTGAATGAAGGAGACGCCTTTCCATTCTTTGttaacttttttatattataattattatttatttatttacttacttacttttctatgtacgcttatagttgactccatcaagtttttgtgccttatacatattattagtagtggtagtattttttaaaaatttttatgtatttatctatcatttattcaccttttttttctttttttttcaaggcctgactaagcgcgttgggttacgctgctggtcaggcatctgcttggcagatgtggtatagcgtatatggatttgtccgaacgcagtgacgcgtccttgagctactgaaactgaaactgaaactgttaactgTTAGTATTGGTGGCAGGCCCCCCGGCATTCATTCTCAAGACATGCGGTCTGCTTGTCGAGCCACTGAAGTTAACCCGGGAATATCcctccatgtggagtgatggcctagaggtaacgcgtccgcctaggaagcgagagaatctgagcgcgctgggttcgaatcacggctcagccgccgatattttctccccctccactagaccttgagtggtggtctggacgctagtcattcggatgagacgataaaccgaggtcccttgtgcagcatgcacttagcgcacgtaaaagaacccacggcaacaaaggggttgttcctggcaaaattatgtagaaaaatccacttcgagaggaaaaacaaataaaactgcatgcaggaaaaaataccaaaaaaaaaagggtggcgctgtagtgtagcgacgcgctctccctggggagagcaacctgaatttcacacagagaaatctgttgtgataaaaagaaatacaaatacaaatacaaataagctgAGTACTATCCGAGTCCACAAGTGGGTTTCGAGGGTTGGTGGTGATAACATCTTGAGCGTCTGTGTCGAAAGAACGTGTATGTTTTCCATTAGAGTCAAACATTTATACAAGGTGCGATTAGAATAGagtagattagaatagaatatgtaaaATGgagtgattttattttatttgtcacGAATAGAATAGATTATAATAGAATAGATAACACACAAAATAGAATAATTTTATTTGTCATGACATCTAaaggtttattttttgttggacATTCCCAGTATTAATGCGCAGCCTCATcaccacggggggggggggggggggggggggggggggggggggggggggggggagaccccaGCAATGATGAATAAATCCACATTATACGGATTTTCAGCTTCTCGCGAAACGTACAATTACTTTCCCCCATGTTTCAAACAGTATATCGTATATATAAGAGACAGCGATTCATCTGAACCAGACTTGAAAGTTTTGATATGcgatcattaggccacgcatgctggtatactgtatctaattgaacgacgaacaggccttcacaggcctcaaacatctgattccagttcaagttcaagttcaagataGGACATTTGTATCGGAGACTATACCCTCTGTCAACACTGATGCTCAAGGCGTAACCGTCACACCAACACGTAACCAGACAGCAGTTGGCGACTCACCGTTACCCTGGACAACAGCGGAGCTACGCCTCTCCGCTCAGTCCATAGACGACTCAACGAACGTTTGTGTGTTAGTCGTGGGATCTGCGGTACAtgggaatgtctgtgtgtgtgtgtgtgtgtgtgtgtgtgtgtgtgtgtgtgtgtgtgtttgaatacacgcgcacgtgtgtatgacGGGATCGAACTCAGGTAATTCGGGTCTAACCATTGGACCACCGCAACCGTCAAGACTTAACGGAGACTTATCCAAAACTAGAACTAGTATAATTATCCTCTCTGAAGTTCAGTTCCTTCGTTAAAGTTTTGAGGCGCTGTACGTGTTGCTACAGTCTGCTTCCTTTGTTTCCCCAGCTTGCTGGTGTCAAGATCAGAGAGTGTAAAACAACGTGTTGTTTTTTCGGCCCCTTCacagaactaataataatataataatcatgatgatgatgatgatgatgataataataataataataataataataataatgatgataatgatgatgatagtaataataataataataataataataattacacacacacacacgcacgcacgcacacacacacacacacacacacacacacacgcacgcacgcacgcacgcacacacacacacacacacacacacacacgcacgcacgcacgcacacacacacacgcacagcaactTGCCGTTGGTCGCAGATCGAGGTTGTCTCTCTTTGACTGGTTCTCGCGAACGCAGTTGAAAGAGAGTTTGTTCCCTTTGATTCTGAATCTATTGTCGTCTGCCCGTTCCGTCGAAAGACCAAAAAAGATGGCGACGCACAAAAA
This window of the Babylonia areolata isolate BAREFJ2019XMU chromosome 17, ASM4173473v1, whole genome shotgun sequence genome carries:
- the LOC143291407 gene encoding uncharacterized protein LOC143291407, which produces MEADSYRGNRLCLIGPLASGKTSLRFRFNGKEFIENKSRATVACQATHTFFPTHNDPENRHLKIFVDDTSGEERFRNCVTNIFIRYAQCVLLCFDLSDPDSYLEAQVSWLPWVTHQCGSEAKVIVVGLKSDLERQVPLKVPFSFSIV